Proteins from a single region of Apium graveolens cultivar Ventura chromosome 7, ASM990537v1, whole genome shotgun sequence:
- the LOC141671437 gene encoding calcium uptake protein, mitochondrial-like: protein MSWSNLRRTSPVIGRLTAIRHLQARQFTSATQTPHIADSNLGQNLSSSLRWFSGLAITSGITYTAYTYYNTDEASIDDSIVQSTTPRFIFGDAYRKKIFFNYEKRIRMRSPPEKVFEYFASFKSPHGEVLMTPADLMRATVPVFPPSESHLVRDGYLRGERSPGDLRCDHSDFFMLFDVNNDGLISFKEYIFFVTLLSIPESSFSVAFKMFDIDGSGEIEKEEFKKVMAMMRAHNRQGANHRDGLRAGLKVGGSVEDGGLVEYFFGEDGNKRLQHDNFIQFLDDLHHEMTRLEFAHYDYKKRGSISAKDFALSMVASADLSHLSKLLDRVDEIDNVPSLNGLHITFEEFKNFCELHRKLQPFSLALFSYGQVNGLLTKKDFQRAASQVCGISLTDNAVAVIFHIFDTNRDGSLSFDEFIRVLQKREMDIRHPSEAGMLSFLSHLWNGTDKFNVARFLS from the exons ATGTCGTGGTCAAATCTCCGACGAACTTCGCCGGTGATCGGCCGATTAACCGCAATACGACACCTTCAGGCTCGTCAATTCACATCCGCAACACAAACGCCTCATATTGCTGACTCTAATCTAGGTCAAAACCTAAGCTCCTCGCTTAGATGGTTCTCGGGACTCGCGATCACTTCTGGCATTACATACACTGCTTATACGTATTATAACACTGATGAAGCTTCAATTGATGATAGTATTGTTCAGTCTACAACTCCTCGCTTCATTTTCGGAG ATGCCTATCGGAAAAAAATCTTCTTCAACTATGAGAAACGTATAAGGATGCGCAGTCCTCCTGAGAAG GTGTTCGAGTATTTTGCATCATTCAAAAGCCCCCATGGAGAAGTTCTTATGACACCTGCAGATTTAATGCGTGCAACTGTTCCTGTATTCCCACCTTCAGAATCGCACCTTGTTAGGGACGGATATCTTCGAGGGGAGAGAAGTCCTGGGGATTTACGTTGTGACCATTCAGATTTTTTCATGCTTTTTGATGTTAACAACGATGGGCTCATATCCTTTaaaga GTACATATTCTTTGTCACACTGCTCAGCATACCAGAGTCGAGTTTTTCGGTAGCATTTAAAATGTTTGACATTGACGGGAGTGG AGAGATTGAGAAAGAAGAATTCAAAAAGGTGATGGCCATGATGCGAGCTCATAATAGACAAGGGGCAAACCATAGGGATGGACTTCGAGCTGGACTGAAAGTTGGGGGTTCTGTAGAGGATGGAGGCCTGGTAGAGTACTTTTTTGGAGAAGATGGAAACAAGCGCCTGCAACATGACAATTTTATCCAGTTTTTAGATGATCTTCATCATGAG ATGACGAGGCTGGAGTTTGCTCATTATGACTACAAGAAAAGAGGAAGCATATCAGCTAAAGATTTTGCTTTGTCAATGGTTGCATCTGCCGATCTTAGCCATTTAAGCAAGTTGCTTGATCGGGTCGACGAAATAGACAATGTGCCATCTCTGAATGGTTTACACATAACTTTCGAGGAATTCAAGAACTTCTGTGAGCTACATAGGAAATTACAGCCTTTTTCACTTGCTCTCTTCAGTTATGGGCAAGTAAATGGGTTGTTGACAAAGAAGGATTTTCAACGAGCTGCTTCCCAA GTATGTGGAATCTCCCTAACTGACAATGCAGTTGCAGTCATATTTCATATATTTGATACAAATCGTGATGGTTCCTTAAGTTTTGATGAATTCATTAGAGTTCTACAGAAGCGGGAAATGGATATTCGTCATCCATCCGAAGCTGGAATGCTGAGCTTTTTGTCCCACTTGTGGAATGGTACAGATAAATTTAATGTTGCACGGTTTCTTTCTTAG
- the LOC141670554 gene encoding protein PHOX1, producing MGKPIGKKKVSEGNVKHNKVSDRNSKLFDEDTAVFINLSQEYKEEGNMLFQKHDYEGAILKYEKALNLLPKNHIDIAYLRSNVAGCFMQMGLAEYPRAINECNLALEVAPKYSKALLRRAKCYEGLDRLDLALRDVNYVLSMEPNNLLALEIMDKLKKTLEQKGLSTEDKEMVSPPEYAEPNVNRVWKDNRKKKGRQQNSKQKKNSIKEKEAKIKNKDAKIEMKKNEDIERKMAEVKVVVDEKISTTEDKVVTKPVKLVYGEDIRFTQLPVECGIRLVRDIVQDRFPYMKGVLIKYKDTEGDLVTITTTDELRLAEASSGPLGSLRLYIVEVSPEKEPGYERMDDKAEVENVNSKPRNVEGNVGVGKAREMEDGPSCVEDWIVQFARLFKNHVGFDSDSYLDLHELGMKLYSEAIEETVTNEDVQGLFEMAADKFQEMAALSLFNCGNVHMNKARKCVFFGEDSSSDTITTQVKIAYEWAKKEYKMAGMKYEEAVQIKSDFYEGLLALGLQQFEQAKLSWYFAIGNKIDLKTWPSIEVLDLYNKAEDSLDRGMQMWEELEEQRLNGLYKADKYRVDLNKMGLDGLVKEVSADEAAEQAANMGSQTYLLWGTVLYERSIVEFKLDLPTWEECLEVAVEKFELSGASQTDIAVMIKNHISNGEALEGFGFKIDEIIQAWNEMYDAKRWQTGVPSFRLEPMFRRRVPKLHSVLEHVSLFCTTDDSTQ from the exons ATGGGGAAGCCAATTGGGAAGAAAAAGGTTTCAGAAGGGAATGTGAAGCATAACAAAGTTTCGGATCGAAACTCAAAATTATTTGATGAAGACACTGCTGTATTTATTAATTTGTCCCAAGAGTATAAGGAAGAAGGCAAtatgttgtttcaaaagcatgatTATGAAGGTGCTATTTTGAAGTATGAAAAGGCTCTTAATTTGCTTCCCAAGAATCATATTGATATTGCATATTTACGGAGTAATGTGGCTGGTTGTTTTATGCAAATGGGGTTGGCTGAGTATCCGAGGGCGATAAATGAATGTAATTTGGCACTTGAAGTTGCTCCGAAGTATAGTAAAGCTTTGTTGAGGAGAGCTAAATGTTACGAGGGCTTGGATAGGCTTGATTTGGCTTTGAGGGATGTTAACTATGTTTTGAGTATGGAACCGAATAATCTTCTGGCGTTGGAAATTATGGATAAGCTGAAAAAGACTCTTGAGCAGAAGGGCTTATCGACTGAAGACAAAGAAATGGTCTCACCCCCTGAATATGCGGAACCTAATGTAAACAGGGTTTGGAAAGACAATAGAAAGAAAAAGGGAAGGCAGCAGAACAGTAAACAGAAGAAGAACAGCATTAAGGAAAAAGAAGCGAAGATTAAGAATAAGGATGCTAAGATTGAGATGAAGAAGAATGAAGACATTGAGAGAAAAATGGCAGAGGTTAAGGTTGTTGTGGATGAAAAAATTAGCACCACGGAGGACAAAGTGGTGACAAAACCTGTGAAATTGGTTTATGGAGAGGATATAAGGTTTACACAGTTGCCGGTTGAATGTGGCATTCGACTGGTGAGGGACATAGTTCAGGATCGATTCCCTTACATGAAGGGTGTACTTATTAAGTATAAGGATACAGAAGGTGATTTGGTCACTATCACAACAACAGATGAATTGAGGTTAGCTGAAGCATCATCTGGTCCTCTTGGCTCGTTGAGGTTATATATTGTCGAAGTGAGTCCAGAGAAAGAACCTGGTTATGAAAGAATGGATGATAAAGCAGAGGTGGAAAATGTCAATAGTAAACCGAGGAATGTTGAAGGGAATGTTGGTGTAGGTAAAGCGAGAGAGATGGAGGATGGGCCAAGTTGTGTGGAAGACTGGATTGTCCAGTTTGCACGGCTCTTTAAGAATCATGTCGGCTTTGATTCGGATTCATATTTGGATCTTCATGAGCTAGGGATGAAACTTTACTCGGAAGCTATAGAGGAGACTGTTACAAATGAAGACGTCCAAGGACTTTTTGAAATGGCCGCAGACAAGTTTCAAGAAATGGCTGCTTTGTCCTTATTCAATTGCGGAAATGTTCACATGAACAAGGCAAGGAAGTGTGTGTTCTTTGGAGAAGATAGTTCCAGTGATACAATAACGACACAGGTAAAAATTGCATATGAATGGGCAAAAAAAGAATACAAGATGGCAGGAATGAAGTACGAAGAAGCTGTACaaataaaatctgatttttatGAAGGTCTTCTTGCACTTGGATTGCAACAGTTTGAACAGGCAAAACTCTCGTGGTATTTTGCAATAGGCAACAAAATTGATCTTAAAACTTGGCCTTCTATTGAGGTCCTGGACTTGTACAACAAGGCTGAAGACAGCTTGGACCGAGGCATGCAGATGTGGGAGGAGCTGGAGGAACAACGTTTAAATGGTCTTTACAAAGCAGATAAGTACAGAGTTGACTTGAACAAAATGGGGTTGGATGGTCTAGTTAAAGAGGTATCCGCAGATGAAGCAGCAGAGCAGGCCGCAAACATGGGATCCCAAACATACCTATTATGGGGCACTGTACTGTATGAGCGCTCCATTGTGGAATTCAAGTTGGACTTGCCTACTTGGGAGGAATGTCTGGAGGTGGCAGTTGAGAAGTTTGAACTTTCCGGAGCATCCCAAACAGATATAGCTGTAATGATAAAGAATCATATCTCCAATGGAGAGGCCCTGGAAG GTTTCGGGTTCAAAATTGATGAGATTATCCAGGCATGGAATGAGATGTATGATGCAAAAAGATGGCAAACTGGAGTCCCTTCCTTTCGTCTGGAACCAATGTTTCGCCGCCGAGTTCCAAAGCTTCATTCTGTATTGGAGCATGTTTCGTTATTTTGCACAACTGATGATTCTACACAATAG